A window of Tatumella citrea genomic DNA:
CCGCGGTTCACGTTCAGATCAATACCTTTCAGGACTTCGTTACTGCCATAAGATTTTCGTAACCCGTGAATGGTAACCACCGGCGCACCGGCAGGTGCAGGAGGCCGCTCGGCAGCAGCAATATTAAAATTAGTGGTGGTTTGCATAATTCAGTTTCCTTTCAAGATAACGGGCACACAGGCTGATGGGAAAACAGAGCACGAAGTAAAACAGCCCGAGGCAGCTGTAAACAATCAGTGGCTGAAAGGTAGCGTTAGAAATCATATTTCCGGCTTTAGTCAGCTCAACAAAACCGATGATCGATGCCAGTGCAGTCCCTTTAACAACCTGCACCAGAAACCCGAGGCTGGGCCCCACCGCCATGCGAATGGCCTGTGGCAAAATGACGTGGCGTAATTTTTCACGAAAGCTGAGTGCCAGGCTGTCTGCAGCTTCCCACTGGCCTTTAGGCACAGATTCAACACAACCTCGCCAGATATCAGTCAGATAGGCACTGGTATACAGGATTAATGCGCCTGAGGCAGAAACCCACGGTGAAGTGTCAATCCCGAATAACGCAATCCCGAAATAGGCCAGAAACATCTGCATCAGCAGCGGTGTTCCCTGGAACAACTGGACATAACCGGCGACCAGATAATTCAGCGGGCGGCGGTTTAACAGACGCAGTACCAGCAACAGCAGGCCGACAATACTGCCGCCGGCAAAGGCGATTAATGACAAATAAACCGTCCATTGAGCGGCCATCAGCAGATCGCGAATGATGTCCCACAGAGTAAATTGGGTCATAAGTGGCTCCTAGCGACGGAAGAGCAGGCGCGGGCCAGCCCAGTTAAGAATTTTGCGTAATACGATCGCCAGTACCAGATAGATCAGCGTGGCAATAATGGCGGATTCAAAAGAACGGAAGTTGCGGCTCTGAATCAGATTGGTGGCATAGCTCAGCTCTGGAACTGAGATCTGGCCGCAGACGGCGGAGCCCAGCATGACCAGGATTATCTGACCGGTCATGGCTGGCCAGACTTTATTTAACGCCGGGGGCAGGATGACATGTAAAAACGTCTGCATACGCCCCATCGCCAGACTTTGTGCCGCTTCGATTTGCCCTTTCGGGGTGGCCGCCAGCCCGGAACGGATGATTTCGGTGGAATATGCGCTCAGGCTGACAACCATGGCAATCACACCGGCTGCGCCGGGAGACAGTCGGAGCCCTGCGGCTGGCAGACCAAAAAAGATAAAAAATAGCTGTACGATGAACGGAGTATTACGAATCAGTTCTACATAGGTACCAACGACCCACTTCAGCCAGGTAGGGCCGCTCTGGCGAGACCAGGCGAAGGCGATCCCCAGTATAAAACCGAGAATAGCTGACGCTGCGGTCAGGCCAATCGTCCAGCATACGCCGGTAAGGATCAGCGGCCAGTATTGCAGGACAGCGAGAAAGTCGAGTTGGATGTGCATGCACGGTCCTTCCGTCGGGGTTGTGGTATCAGTTCGGCGGTTTGCAGACTGGCTGCAAACCGCCATACATCAGTGTTTCAGAAATCCGGGGCGTTCTGTTTATTGGCCCGGAGACAACCTGTTGTTATTAGTTAGCAGGCAGTTTATCGATGCCTTCACCCAGCCATTTATGTGACAGGTTATTCAGTGTTCCGTCTTTACGGGCTTCGGCCAGAATGGCATTCAGTTTGTTTAACAACGCAGTATCGCCTTTACGCACGGCAACATAGTTCGGAGAATTTTTCAGCAGCAGCTTATATTCCAGTTGCGCCTGGGGGTGCTGTTTAACAACAGGGCCGAGTACTGAAGAACCCATAGCAATGAACTGGCTCTGACCGGAAACTACCGCCTGGATAGCATCGGTAGAGCTTTCGAAGCGCAGAATCTGAGTGGTTTTTGGTGCCACGGCCTGCAGGTTTTCATCCTGGGTGGTGCCACGTGCGACAGCGACAGTTTTCCCGGCCAGATCAGCGAAACTTTTCACACTGATAGACTTAGGCCCGTAAATTGCCTGATAGTAAGGTGAGTACGGCGCGGTGAAGTCGACGACTTTTTCGCGATCCGGGCTTTTGGCCATTGAGGCGACCAGAATATCGACTTTATTTGCCTGTAGAGCGGCAATACGGTTAGCACTCTGTACTACCACTAAATCCGGTTTAACGCCCAGTTTGCTGGCAAGGTAACGAGCCAGTTCAATATCCAGACCCTGTGGTTTTAAATCAGGTCCAACAAAACCGTAGGGTGGGAAGTCAGTCAGAACCCCGATTCTTACCGAACCACGTTTTTCCACCTGCGACAGCGTGTCATCCGCATGCGCGGAGGCCATAGCCAGGGTGCTTAGTAAACAGATAAACGACATCCAGCGCTTCATCAATTTCATTATTTCACTCTCTTGCGTGATTGAGACAAATGTATCCTGATTAGTAATATTGCAATGTTTGTGCCAATAACGGACAACCTGATTTCAGGGGACATTCGGCCTGAATGCCCGGAAATCACGGGGGCCTGTGCAAAGGAATGATCATCGGTGGTGCAATTTTGCACAGTCAGGGAGCATCGTGAGACCCGGAGTTTACCGGGAATCTCAGGGGGCAGGAAAAAGGCGGTGCTTCACTTAGCCACAACCAGCCATCTGTGTATTTGCGTCTGCAAAAACATCATTGACTGGTTCGGATATTTGTACGACTTTTGGACCGGGATAATCGCAGCCCGGGGTGGTGTGACTATTTTGAAGAATTGACGATATAGGCACCGGAACGGGTAAAGTAAGCTTCAGCCCGCTCTATATGGCTAATAGCGTCATCCCCGTGTCTGGCAACTAACAAAGCTAACAGGCATTCGACCAGTGCCATTCCTGAAACCACCGACGGGAAAAAAGACGGACTCTGGGTGGAAAAATAGAGTGCAGTATCGGCGTTTAAAGCCAGTGATGACACCTGCTTATCAGTAATCGCTATAATCTTACAGCCGGCATCTTTTGCGGCCTGATAGAGAGTCATAATTTCCCGAGAATATGGGGCAAAACTGATTAATACCACCACATCATCTGGTTCAAATTCACGGGTATGCATTTCAAAATTACCGGCATGGCCATCAATCATGAATACATTCTTTTTGAACAGACGATAGACATAAAACAGTGAATAAGCGATGGGGAAACTGGCTCTGAAGCCACAGATATAGACAGATTTTCCCTGCTCAAGTAACTCAACGGCGGCATCGACTGCCTGAATATTGGCTTTGTCGGTGCGCTCGATATTATCTTTTGTTGAATGAAACAGTGATTTATAAAAATGCTTGTCCTTGCCTATCAGCGTTCTGGCTTTTTCTGCATAAAGCCCGTCACTGAGACCGATTTCCGAAATATAAGCTGATTTCAGCTCAACCCAGCCTTTGAATCCCAGCTTTTTGGCTAACCGTAACAGCGTTGAAGGCTGAACGCTGGCCATATCAGCAAAGGTACGCATAGAGACAATGGCTACATCATTATTGTGCTCAACCAGAAAATTCGCTGCTTTCTGAAGTTCAGGTGGCAGGGTGTGAAATTTATCAATGATGATGTCTTTAATTGTCATAATGCATACGTATCCGGATGATCTGACAGGATTGATTTCCTGACGATATGGTCACTTTACTCCAGCACAGGTCAGCAGAAAGTGTCAATCCTGATTATTTCTGCGAATCCAGGAGGAGCGACTGAACGGGCTGTTTTGTTGACTGTGATATCCCGGCAGGGCGCTGTTATTGTAATGTTTGTGGCATATTTGTTGCATGAAATCACATTATGATTCAAATGTATTATTGCATGGCTTCCCACCGCTTCGTCTGAAAACAGGCGACAGAAAGATCGTTACCGCAGCGATCCGTGAGTAACGCAATAATTATGCAGATATCAGACCAGTGATTAATGACAGGAAATCTCATGAACGATACCCCGCAACATACTCCGTCCGGCCGCCTTCAGGTGAGCCTGGTACAAATGGATGTCGAAGTCCTGCAGCCGGAACAAAATCTGAGGCGGGTGATCGCCGCCGTGCGTCAGGAAATTGAAAAAGGGGCACAGCTGATGGTTTTCCCTGAGCTGGTGAACACCGGCTACATTGAGCCGCTGACCATTGGTGCACCTTTCAGTACTCCTGTAGGGGAGAAAGGTTACGCTTATGAGTTGTACCAGGCAGCAGAACCTGCCAATGGCGCATTTATCACTGAGCTCTCAGAGCTGGCACGCAACCACCGTGTGCATATTGTGATTGGGCTGGCAATGCGTCATCCGCAGCTGGATGGAGCGCTGTACAACAGTTCGGTGCTGATTGGACCACAGGGGGTTATTGGCATATACAATAAAATCCACCGCTGGCATCTGGAGAAAATGTATTTTATCGCCGGAGATGCATTGCCGGTATTTAACACGTCTCTTGGTACGCTGGGAATGCAGGTTTGTTACGACATCCGCTTTCCTGAAGTGACAAGGGCGATGGTGCTGCAGGGCGCAGGGATTATCACCAATATCTGGGCATCGTTGGCTGAGACTGATGGTCCACCTGTCAGTGAGGATATTTTCCTGCATCGCGCCTATACCCGGGCAATCGAAAATGGGGTGTTTGTACTGAGTTGTAACCGTGTTGGCCAACAGGGCCATTGCCACTTTCTCGGTCAAAGCCTGATTGTGGAACCGGGAGGAAAGGTGCTGGCTCGTGCCGGTAGTACCCGTGAAGAAGTGATTCGTGCTGAACTCGATTTGAGCCAGATTGCCCTCTACCGGACATACACGGGTATCTATTCGGATCGCCGGCCGGATATCTACAGCCGGTATGGGGTGTAAGCCGGGGCCATTTGTCTGCGCTACCCGGACGCCCGATGGCAAAAACATCGTAAGACAGAGATAAAAAAGCCGGGACAGGCCCGGCTTTTTTAGCAGACTAATTATCGCGTATTACAGCGCAGCAATGACTTCCTGCTGATCATTAATCTTCACTTTGGCCTGTTGCAGTTCAGCCAGACGCTCACGTTCTTTTTCTACCACCGCGGCAGGGGCACGAGCCACAAAGCCTTCGTTGGACAGTTTAGCGTCGAGTTTTTCAATCTCGGCATCCACTTTAGTGAGCTCTTTTGCCAGACGTTCCAGTTCTGCTTCTTTATCTACCAGACCAGCCATCGGAATCAGCAACTCAGCACCGTCCACCAGTTTGGTGACAGATACCGGGCCTTTATCGTCGGCCGCCAGCAGAGTCAGGCTTTCCAGACGCGCCAGACGTTGCAGGAAGCTACGGTTAGCCTCAACACGACGTACGACTTCCGGAGTTGCGCCACGCAGCAACAGTTCCAGTGGTTTACTGAGTGCAATGCCCATTTCGGCACGGATATTACGCACAGCCACGATAGCCTGCTTAATCCATTCGATATCCGCCAGCGCTGCAGCATCTTCTTTCGCAGCATCGTAGGCAGGGAATGGTTGCAGCATAATGGTGTCGTCACTGTTTCCGGTCAGCACTTTCACCCGCTGCCAGATAGTTTCGGTAATAAAAGGAATGATTGGGTGCGCAAGACGCAGCAGTCCTTCCAGTACCGTCACCAGAGTATGACGGGTTCCGCGCAGTTCAGCTTCACTACCGTTGTTCATTACCGGTTTAGTCAGCTCCAGGTACCAGTCACAGAATTGGTTCCAGGTGAAGTCATA
This region includes:
- a CDS encoding amino acid ABC transporter permease; protein product: MTQFTLWDIIRDLLMAAQWTVYLSLIAFAGGSIVGLLLLVLRLLNRRPLNYLVAGYVQLFQGTPLLMQMFLAYFGIALFGIDTSPWVSASGALILYTSAYLTDIWRGCVESVPKGQWEAADSLALSFREKLRHVILPQAIRMAVGPSLGFLVQVVKGTALASIIGFVELTKAGNMISNATFQPLIVYSCLGLFYFVLCFPISLCARYLERKLNYANHH
- a CDS encoding amino acid ABC transporter permease: MHIQLDFLAVLQYWPLILTGVCWTIGLTAASAILGFILGIAFAWSRQSGPTWLKWVVGTYVELIRNTPFIVQLFFIFFGLPAAGLRLSPGAAGVIAMVVSLSAYSTEIIRSGLAATPKGQIEAAQSLAMGRMQTFLHVILPPALNKVWPAMTGQIILVMLGSAVCGQISVPELSYATNLIQSRNFRSFESAIIATLIYLVLAIVLRKILNWAGPRLLFRR
- a CDS encoding transporter substrate-binding domain-containing protein, producing the protein MKLMKRWMSFICLLSTLAMASAHADDTLSQVEKRGSVRIGVLTDFPPYGFVGPDLKPQGLDIELARYLASKLGVKPDLVVVQSANRIAALQANKVDILVASMAKSPDREKVVDFTAPYSPYYQAIYGPKSISVKSFADLAGKTVAVARGTTQDENLQAVAPKTTQILRFESSTDAIQAVVSGQSQFIAMGSSVLGPVVKQHPQAQLEYKLLLKNSPNYVAVRKGDTALLNKLNAILAEARKDGTLNNLSHKWLGEGIDKLPAN
- a CDS encoding MurR/RpiR family transcriptional regulator; this encodes MTIKDIIIDKFHTLPPELQKAANFLVEHNNDVAIVSMRTFADMASVQPSTLLRLAKKLGFKGWVELKSAYISEIGLSDGLYAEKARTLIGKDKHFYKSLFHSTKDNIERTDKANIQAVDAAVELLEQGKSVYICGFRASFPIAYSLFYVYRLFKKNVFMIDGHAGNFEMHTREFEPDDVVVLISFAPYSREIMTLYQAAKDAGCKIIAITDKQVSSLALNADTALYFSTQSPSFFPSVVSGMALVECLLALLVARHGDDAISHIERAEAYFTRSGAYIVNSSK
- a CDS encoding carbon-nitrogen hydrolase family protein, producing the protein MNDTPQHTPSGRLQVSLVQMDVEVLQPEQNLRRVIAAVRQEIEKGAQLMVFPELVNTGYIEPLTIGAPFSTPVGEKGYAYELYQAAEPANGAFITELSELARNHRVHIVIGLAMRHPQLDGALYNSSVLIGPQGVIGIYNKIHRWHLEKMYFIAGDALPVFNTSLGTLGMQVCYDIRFPEVTRAMVLQGAGIITNIWASLAETDGPPVSEDIFLHRAYTRAIENGVFVLSCNRVGQQGHCHFLGQSLIVEPGGKVLARAGSTREEVIRAELDLSQIALYRTYTGIYSDRRPDIYSRYGV